A segment of the Orcinus orca chromosome 4, mOrcOrc1.1, whole genome shotgun sequence genome:
GGATCTCAGTGAAAACTTAATGTCTGAAGAAACCTTGAAAAACTCAGCCTGTGAGCATGCCTGGCCCTTCCTAAAAACCTTAGTTTTAAGGCAGAATCGTTTGAAATCATTAGAAAAAACTGGAGAAATTTTGCTTACTCTGAAAAACCTGACTAACCTTGATATCAGTAAGAATAATTTTCATTCAATGCCTGAAACTTGTCAGTGGccaggaaaaatgaaatatttgaactTATCCAGCACAAGAATACAAAGTTTAACCCGTTGCATTCCCCAGACACTGGAAATTTTAGATATTAGCAATAACAATCTCGattcattttctttgattttgccAAAACTCAAAGAACTTTATATTTCCAGAAATAAGTTGAAGACTCTACCAGATGCCTCCTTTTTACCTGTGTTATTAGTTATGAGAATCAgcagaaatataataaatactttCTCTAAGGAGCAACTTGATTCTTTTCAAAAACTGAAGACTTTGGAAGCTGGTGGCAACAGTTTCGTTTGCTCCTGTGACTTCCTGTCTTTCACACAGGGGCAGCAGGCCCTGGCCCAGGTCCTGATCGACTGGCCAGAAGAATACCTGTGTGACTCTCCATCCTCCGTGCGGGGCCAGCGGGTTCAGGACACCCGGCTCTCGCCTTCTGAATGCCACAGGGCAGCCGTGGTGTCTGCCGTGTGCTGTGCTCTATTCCTGTCGTTCCTGCTCATGGGAGTTCTGTGCCACCGTTTCCACGGACTGTGGTACATGAAGATGATGTGGGCCTGGCTCCAGGCCAAGAGGAAGCCCAGGAAGGCTCCCCGCAGGGACATCTGCTATGACGCCTTTGTGTCCTACAGTGAACGGGATTCCTACTGGGTGGAGAACCTCATGGTCCAGGAGCTGGAGCACTTCAGACCTCCCTTTAAGTTGTGTCTTCACAAGCGGGACTTCATTCCTGGCAAGTGGATTATCGACAATATCATTGACTCCATTGAAAAGAGCCACAAAACCATCTTTGTGCTTTCTGAGAACTTTGTGAAGAGTGAGTGGTGCAAGTACGAGCTGGACTTCTCCCATTTTCGTCTCTTTGATGAGAACGACGATGCTGCCATTCTCATTCTGCTGGAGCCCATTGAGAAAAAGGCCATCCCCCAGCGTTTCTGTAAACTGCGGAAGATCATGAACACCAAGACCTACTTGGAGTGGCCCGCTGATGAGACGCAGCAGGAAGGGTTTTGGGTAAATTTGAGAGCTGCAATAAAGTCCTAGGATCCTTCATTAAGGGTCAGTCTTGGTCTGGTGGTGGTCTTTCTATCACTAGTTATAACTAAGTCCATTCTGACCCAATTATATGTAAACTATATGAATGAGGACTTGCTTACTGAAACAACTAAAACTGTTCAAAAGCTGCTACCAGATTGGAAAAACAtggttctgggcttttctttatCCTATGAGATAATCATGATCTCACTGCATTATTGATATCTGAATTATCTGTACCAATTGACTTAGTGCATTAGGAAACAGCAGAAATGAGCAGAAGATTTCAAATGACTGTGTCCGTCAGCTTTCTGCCAGGAGACTCATGCATGTCTGTAGAGGTCGTTCTCCATCCCCGCAGCTGTCCCTTCTGTGCCTGATTGCTCTCAAGAGCAGCAAGGCAAAATGTTATTGCTGTTCTTAGAAAAAAAGTGCTGTGTGTCCTCATTAAGCTTCACAGGATACAAAAAACACTAGAAGGTATATTTTCATATGAACTGGATCTGTCTTTCTCGCTATTTGATAAGTTTCTCCAGCCATAGTTACTTGAGAGAGGGTATATAACCCAAGATGCAGTAAATTATGTATTTCTATGAAAATGAAACTAATGAAATATATACTCAGTTTTGAAGGATTTGAAAGAATCCCCCTATATCCCTGACTCAGATCTTCAGCCTTTAACTATGTGTGAAGTTCTAATTAGTGTCTGGTTACTCTGCTTTCAGCCCCATCTTCTAGTCGGCTTCCCTTGCATCatgttgctttttccttctttgaaaagtcttgcttctgattttttctctttttgaaacaTTATGAAAGTACGTATGAGCTAAATAGATTTTTAAGCAAGTATAGACCTAGAGGTTCTTCACAATGACTCAGAAATATTTGATAcacaataatttaaaagatagaTACGACTTCCATATGTTAATTTTTAGAATCTAGATAATAAGACATTAAGTgaatacattaaatttaaaagtgaGGAGCTATTTATGGACTTCAACTCACTCCTTAAGCTGGGAACCACATGTGAAAGGAAGTGACCTTGCTCAGTCCTCAGCCAGAACTGGGTCTGTGTGGTTAGTTGGGGTCTGGAATCAGAAGGACCTGGGTTAGTATGCATGTATCTTTGGGCAACTCAATCTGATCCCAAATATTTTCCTGTCCTTAAGATAgggataataataaatacatcgTAGGGTCTGATGTAGATGTCAAGGTGCAGTAATATCAGTAAAGCACTGGCATGTGCCCCTGGATGAGGACCAACCCTATGAGAATGGGTACCATGGGGTACTCGCACAGGGTGACAGGTGCCTGTGGtaggtgttagctattattattattttccaagaAGGAAGTCCTCTTATATATTATGGTTTGTAAATGAATGTTTTTGTGTTATGAGTACTAGCAGGGATCTAGGGTATATTTTCTGTCGTTTGCAGAAAGTTATCCCAAAGAAATAAGTTCATTAAGTGCAGGACAGGCTTTAGTCCTTGGGAAACCCAAACAGTGGGTTCTTCTATCTCACACAAACTCCTGGGAGAGTGTAATGGAGTACCCAgcctaagaaaaaaatagacaagttCAGGAGAAGGAGACTTGAGATGCCAcagaaaccaaacacaaaatGGACTTTTTGCTTTAGTCCTCTATTTCCTTCCTACATTAAGCACAATGTTAATTGTCATGAGAACCAGACAAATTTAACGTGGACTTGACCTGTAGATttaatttcaataatttaaaCAGCAATAGAAAAGCTTCATAGTTAATtgatagatttaaaataatattttaaaaataatctatttttctcATTGCAAATGTTAAACTGTAGAAAATTTGGACAAGAAAcaaaagcatataaaataaattaagaatcaGTTCTTATCCCTTTACCTTGAGATAACCACTGGTAACTGAGTAGTATATACATATTACTTCACAAAACTGAGACtagatttaatttatttaaaattaatttattttttggctgcgttgggtcttcattgctgtgcacgggctttctctagttgtggcaagcaggggctactctttactgtggtgcatgggcttctcattgcagtggcttctttttgtggagcacaggctctaggctcgtgggcttcagtagtcgtgttgcgtgagctcagtagttgtggctcacgggctctagagcacaggctcagtagttgtggcgcatgggcttagttgctccgcggcatgcgggatcttcccggaccagggctcgaacctgtgtccccgcattggcaagcggattcttaaccactgcgccaccagggaagcccctgagattAGACTTTAAATGCCTAAACTGTGTAAAGGAAatagcatctttatttttttctgatattgtttAGTAATTATCTAACATTTCTGAACTCTGAGGGTCATTCAGAATTCCATGAAGACACATGCTGGTTTACTTGCCCAGAGTCCTAAAGGGTCTTCACTCTGCTCTCCATAAAAGGCAGATGGCAAATACATCAGAGGTGCATTTAAGGGCTCTGCTACAAAAGACAAACTAATTTTTAGTTGGTGCTTTATCCAGTTGTGAGGTCTTTTATTTGTCTGTAGCCTGTAAGTTCAAAAATCTTGATTTATCTCTTTAATCCTTGCACATGCCTGGTACGTAATAAATATTGAATTGTTGAAATGTTTGCTGAGTAGAGAAATAAAGCAGAGTTAAATCTTCTAATAATCTGGATGATGAGCCAGCTGTAATACTGAAGCACTGAGCAGTTTCAAGAAGGAATATTACCAACCAGAAAAATCTTAATGTGAGTTATTGTCATTACAACTACAGTGGAATTTTGTATAGCATTAAGTGCGTtgctgatatttttaaaacatttattgaagtatagttgatttacaatgttgagttaattcctgctgtacagcaaagtgactcagttatacatatatacattctttttcatattcttttccattatggtttatcacaggatattgaatatagttccctgtgctatacagtaggaccttgttgtttatccattctatatataatagtttgcatctgctcacccAAACTTCCAATCCAACCTgaccccactccccctccccgctggtaaccacaagtcagttctctatgtctgcgagtctgtttctgtttcatagataagttcatttgtgtcatattttagattccacatataagtggtatcatgtggtatttgtctttctgtttctgactgacttcacttagtatgataacttctagatccatccaagttgctgcaatGCGTCGCCAATGTTTCCGACAatagatttgtttcttttctacttcatacAAGTGTAATGTCTTCACGTATTGCAGAATAGATGTCTGGTGTGATGTAGACAGTGTTGGCTGTTTAACAAATGACcagtaatttaaaatgaattaattttgggGAGTTCAACATATTCTTGGGTTAATTTGTTTGACTGGTCTTCCcaattctgttaattttttctttcttgctggaTTAATTCATTtggtcagcaaatatttattgagtgcctgttatgtgccaggtactgctcCAAGTGCTGGAGAGATAGTagggaacaaaacagataaaattccCAGTCTTCATGGAGGTGAAGACAAACAGTAAACAAATGAGTCTATGATATGATTTCAGGaaatgctgtgaagaaaataaaagcagagtaTGGCCATGgattgactgtgtgtgtgtgtgtgtgtgtgtgtgtgtgtgtgtgtgtgaacagagTGGCACAGAAGAGAGTGCTTCTCTTCCCTTTAG
Coding sequences within it:
- the TLR2 gene encoding toll-like receptor 2, which encodes MPPALWTVWVLGSVISLPKEGASDQASSLSCDPTGVCDGRSRSLNSIPSGLTAAVKSLDLSSNEITYVSNSDLRRCVNLRTLRLGANEIHTVEEDSFFSLRSLEYLDLSYNRLSYFSSSWFRSLSALKFLNLLGNLYKTLGERSLFSHLPNLRILKVGNSNSFTEIQEKDFAGLTLLEKLEINAPNLQTYAPKSLKSIRNVSHLILHLKQPVLLLEIFVDILSSLEHLELRDTNLNTFHFSEVSISETNTSIKKFTFRNVQITDESFTEVVKLFNYASGGLEVEFDDCTHDGVGDFRTLTLETMKRLRDVETLTIRKLHVPQFFLFHDLSNIYSLTGKVKRITIENSKVFLVPCLLSQHLKSLEYLDLSENLMSEETLKNSACEHAWPFLKTLVLRQNRLKSLEKTGEILLTLKNLTNLDISKNNFHSMPETCQWPGKMKYLNLSSTRIQSLTRCIPQTLEILDISNNNLDSFSLILPKLKELYISRNKLKTLPDASFLPVLLVMRISRNIINTFSKEQLDSFQKLKTLEAGGNSFVCSCDFLSFTQGQQALAQVLIDWPEEYLCDSPSSVRGQRVQDTRLSPSECHRAAVVSAVCCALFLSFLLMGVLCHRFHGLWYMKMMWAWLQAKRKPRKAPRRDICYDAFVSYSERDSYWVENLMVQELEHFRPPFKLCLHKRDFIPGKWIIDNIIDSIEKSHKTIFVLSENFVKSEWCKYELDFSHFRLFDENDDAAILILLEPIEKKAIPQRFCKLRKIMNTKTYLEWPADETQQEGFWVNLRAAIKS